aattatcataattGCATGTGGCTTTATTTCTTTACCAGGCTGATGATGAGGAGCTTCAAGATGAACCACTACAGATCAGGTAAAGTTCCGCAAACTGTCACAAATCCTACATCATTCAATGATGAATAGAGTTTTATAATCAAtcattacatttttaaaatttgattcACCTTTGGCTAAAAATTATGAATTAGAAATTCATATTTCAGGTTATTCtgagattttttcttttgtgtgaTCAATAATAGAATCATGGACCATGACACTGTCACAGCCCATGATGCGATTGGAAAGGTAAGATGTTGGAAAAACAAACATTGCAGTTTTGTGGCATTTCATGAATAATTTGCTTTGATCCAATCAGCATGCAGAAATGAAGTTATCAATACATAGGATATGACAGCCTGTGTATGACAACAGTCATAGAGTTACAAAGATACGACTGATCATCACAATAATTATTGTGCACACAACCTAATTAACCAGTTGTGAAAtatagcctgaaaaaaaatggaacagGATTCAAACTCATGACCTCTGTTGATAGCTCAGTTGATAAGAAGAATACTGCACTGGCACCATGGGTTCGAATCTGGACAATAATCATTAtgataatttaacatttcaTGAAGACATTTTATTATATACTATAGGTCTGCAATATGTGCAAAGAGCTTCTTAATAATGCTGTCTAGGTgattttgtaataattatttaataataattttcatgtGGCTTGTGTTTGTAACTGATCTAAAACATGCTCTGATAAGCTAATTCTAAGGAATTATTCTCCTCTAATGCCCATGGACAGAATACAAGCCTgccaaaagcaaagcaaaaagccaacaattgaaaataaacaataaacaatttattaaCTTTGAACATTTGATATTTACAGGAAAATCTCAAACTTCAGCCTTTCCTTTCTGCAAGTTCTTGGTTTGAGATGTTAATAACTAGTTATTATTTCCTAGGTAAATATTAGTTTAGGTCCTCTACTGACTCAAGATCCTCCTGGAAGTATTGATGGATGGTTTCCAATATATGACACAATGCATGGTATGTTGAAAACTTAATTATTAACAACTGTGCAGTCTTGCGGGTATGGGTGTTGATAACCTGTTATTGAAATTTCATATGAAGGGTCATCATTACTTGTAAGATACATGCCCAGCTGTGCCTGACATCAGCATCTTACGAATAATGACGACCCTTTGTATAAAATTTCAGTAAGAGGTTATCAACACCGTCCATGACTCTCACGTAAAGAGTTTGGaataaaacaagtttcaagactGTGTAAAATTGGCTTACCCAACTCATTATATGTGTTCATGTCAGGCTTTTAGCCAGGAAGTGGtatccaaaaataaaaatgtgcTATAATGGGACCTGATCAAATGAGCAGTTTTTAAGacaaacatgaaaaataaagcaattttctttaattaataAGTGGCTGTCCACCAGATGCCTTGACACCCATCTGGATAAAACCATGGTTCCTGTTAAAAGTGTATTTTAGGCCATAGTGGTTTCACATAGTAGGTTAGTTTGACAATGTTTGTCTGTTTCTCTTCACTTGTGGGGGATGTTTATTATGTTGTGCACACCACCCAAGCTTTTATTAAACAGTTTTGCaagttttcatcatttgttttgCAACTGAAATATTATGTATAGTCAACCAATTTTTTCATTCTTATTGCAGGTATTCGTGGTGAAGTCAAGGTCACTGTTAAAGTGGACTTTTTTGTTGATTCAAACAAGTTTAGGCAGAGTTCATGTGGTGTGCAGTTCTTCTACAGTGAGTCAGAATAATCTGCAGTAGCTGGAAATAATCCTATTTAATATGTTTTTAGACACAGTTTGATGGCAATATAATAAATTCTGAAAGATTCTAATCTGCTTACTGTATTGTATGTTTAATCATTTTCAACTTCTTGGTAACAACTGAAATATGATTgtgatacagtggaacccgccTTATGGCCAACCCATATGTCCACAGGTCTCATTATTAGGACCACTTCATTGTTGcccaaaccaaagtttggacagtcattttcttatttaaagGACCCCTTTTATACAGCCACCTTGTTAATACAGCCAGAATTTTGTGGCCCGCTGGTAACTGGATTATCAAGGTAACACTGTATCTTTCTATTTCAGCTTGTTCTGTCCCATTTGGTCATAAAGCCGT
The sequence above is a segment of the Porites lutea chromosome 3, jaPorLute2.1, whole genome shotgun sequence genome. Coding sequences within it:
- the LOC140929317 gene encoding C2 domain-containing protein 5-like — its product is MPAKIKVRIVAARDLPVMDRSSDLADAFAEVRLGNILYKTDVCKKSLNPFWNSEWFRFEADDEELQDEPLQIRIMDHDTVTAHDAIGKVNISLGPLLTQDPPGSIDGWFPIYDTMHGIRGEVKVTVKVDFFVDSNKFRQSSCGVQFFYTCSVPFGHKAVVIHGFVEELVVNDDPEYQWIDKIRTPRSSNEARQRFLTT